One Etheostoma cragini isolate CJK2018 chromosome 6, CSU_Ecrag_1.0, whole genome shotgun sequence DNA window includes the following coding sequences:
- the she gene encoding SH2 domain-containing adapter protein E, whose product MARWFRDFPINLKTGSERVRSASESGPQTRPKPSFSRDSLKGNQRKDGGVGGLLAGRNRKNSAIELGRNNAGSAGTVWDSLTTGKGRKNSKVETGTSDEIRQVRTSSLAQAYISRMIKVDKQDKTPRLNGISEQKPSDNEKGRSDIKTTLIILEDYADPFDAEKTKEQREAERAGVNDGYMEPYDAQVIITEVRRRGSKDLLKVCVLLDRGKREGKGEEGKPTPPNIYDTPYEGGLEGDSGGVWIPVTRPESDVRPAGEYELPWEWRKEDIVRALAAQFEAVDCSSTKENNSTSARQQQQQQQQQQQQQQQHTLRQKNWNQKILVPSSPSSSSSPSFPSSPILKLSPLTSPSPSFPTLKLSPSSSPNKLSPPSPTSPSPPLEGEAAKVDPSPPLEKQSWYHGSVSRQQAEAQLQRCREASFLVRDSESGTSKYSIALKTSQSCVHIIVAQTKSVKGLGFTLDQSSCIFSSIPELVHHYCTHRLPFTGAEHMTLQHPVPRPH is encoded by the exons ATGGCAAGATGGTTCAGAGATTTCCCCATCAACCTGAAGACTGGAAGTGAAAGGGTCCGCTCGGCCTCTGAATCTGGTCCGCAAACTCGACCCAAACCCTCGTTTTCTCGTGACAGTCTGAAAGGAAATCAGCGCAAAGATGGGGGAGTGGGTGGGTTATTGGCAGGGAGAAATAGGAAAAATTCGGCTATAGAATTGGGTCGTAACAACGCTGGTTCTGCTGGGACTGTCTGGGATAGTCTCACAACTGGAAAAGGTCGCAAGAACTCCAAGGTCGAGACTGGGACATCAGATGAGATCCGTCAGGTCAGGACATCTAGTTTGGCGCAAGCCTACATCAGCAGGATGATCAAAGTGGACAAACAAGACAAGACCCCCAGACTCAATGGGATAAGTGAACAGAAGCCATCCGATAATGAAAAGGGAAGGTCTGACATTAAAACAACG CTCATTATCCTGGAGGACTACGCAGATCCTTTTGATGCAGAGAAAACCAAGGAGCAGAGGGAGGCTGAGAGAGCAGGAGTGAATGATGGGTACATGGAACCATATGATGCCCAGGTCATCATCACAG AGGTTCGTAGACGAGGCTCCAAAGACCTCCTGAAAGTGTGTGTTCTTCTGGACCGAGgcaagagagaggggaagggagAAGAGGGAAAACCCACTCCCCCAAACATCTATGACACACCGTATGAGGGCGGGCTGGAAGGCGACAGTGGGGGTGTGTGGATCCCTGTCACACGACCAGAGTCTGACGTCCGCCCCGCTGGAGAGTACGAACTGCCCTGGGAGTGGAGGAAGGAGGACATTGTCAGAGCACTAGCAG CTCAGTTTGAGGCAGTGGATTGTTCTTCCACTAAAGAGAACAATTCAACCTCTGCCCgccagcaacagcaacaacaacaacagcagcagcagcagcagcagcaacacaccCTGAGGCAGAAGAACTGGAACCAAAAAATACTTGTACCATCTTctccgtcctcctcctcttctccctcctttccctcctctcctATTCTCAAACTCTCCCCTCTCACGTCCCCATCTCCCTCTTTCCCCACCCTCAAACTCTCACCCTCTTCTAGTCCAAACAAACTTTCCCCTCCGTCTCCTACCTCCCCCAGTCCCCCACTGGAAGGGGAGGCAGCCAAAGTGGACCCCAGCCCGCCCCTGGAGAAGCAGAG CTGGTACCATGGCAGTGTGAGTCGGCAACAGGCTGAGGCTCAGCTGCAGCGCTGCAGGGAAGCCAGCTTCCTGGTGAGGGACAGCGAATCAGGAACCAGCAAGTACTCCATTGCTTTAAA GACCAGTCAGAGTTGTGTGCACATCATTGTGGCCCAGACGAAGAGCGTTAAGGGTTTGGGCTTCACACTGGATCAAAGTAGTTGTATCTTCTCGAGTATTCCAGAGCTGGTCCATCACTACTGCACGCACAGACTGCCTTTCACTGGTGCAGAGCACATGACCCTGCAGCATCCTGTTCCCAGGCCACACTGA